Part of the Ziziphus jujuba cultivar Dongzao chromosome 8, ASM3175591v1 genome is shown below.
ctttttttctttgtattatttttatttatttttctctcttttcatctttaattttttccttcctGTTATCTGTCAATTACAAAAAAACTAGACTTCAATCGCGATCTGTTTTCTCCCAACATCTACACGGTTGATCTTTGCAAAAAatggctttttaatttttttttctttcttcatggCCAACTGGTTCTCTTGTATGTTTTCTATCAAGattatgcttttcttttctttttttttttctttttcatttcatgGCCGATTGGATATTGTGGTTTTGGAGATAAGCTTCCAAAATCTTAGACCTTCCTCTCTGTCTCTGGCATTGTGATTTCGAGGATAAGCTTTTGACTATCACTGGTTTTTTTATACTTGGGAAAACAAAAGTAATCATGTCTTAACAGGGTTGAAATTACAGAGAGAAAAAGCCATAACCCATAGTGTTGAAATTACATGGAGTAAAAGAAAATCTTAGTTTCttccaaatataatttcttccaattataactaattaaagaaaccaaataaaacaaatgattcaagcaaaaaaaaaaaaataatccaaaaaaagGGTAAACACTAAGGaagattatatttgtttttgttttcgtcTGAGATAATTACATTCCATAGCATTTTTTCCCATTAAGAAattctttatttaaatatatatatatatatatatatatgtatactctACCTTTCCTACTTCGTCTCGCTACTTTACTTTTTACTCGTAGAGTCTTTAGCATTTAGGATATCATGCGGTTGTATTTTGTCAATTCCGAAAAGAATAACCAAATATTATTCTctgcaaaatattttcattgtcgGTAAGGCATGTTCAATGAAATATGAATTGTTAAAATTATCAATGCTATATAAgcaatataaatattgttttttttttttaaaaaaaaacttttcaatgctaatatataaaatgaaagtgaAGCTGGTTTTAGATATTGAGAGTttaaaagcaaattttttttaaaaaaaatattttttttaaaaagaaacaaaaaaaaaaggtcattaaatatgtaattgattaatatttactaCTAATAGGGTTTTTATATAGTACAATTAACtgattgttaatttttatatcaCAGAGCAAATCACAATTATCATATACACttaattttgtcaatttttatgggaattttaaaatgtttcagATATGGGAGACGGTTTGTTTGGTAACCCCATCACAAACTCAACTTTAGAAGGACTGCCTGATTATGTAGATAAGAAGAATATAGAACGCAAAGACAGAGCTCGTGTGGCTCTCAACATGAAGAATGCAGAGGAAAAGAGTGTGAGAGCTGGCCAGTATCTGCAGAACATGAAGGAACAATGTAATGGTGACCTTGGGGGAACACTTTGCCTACTCTATAATGCTACTGGGGATCCTATAAGGTATGTTACCAACAAGGATTTCTATGAAGGACATGTCGGACCAACTCCATATCCAATAGAGATTGCCAATGGACAATGGGCTGCCTTTTTGCATGTTCCAAAATCGACTAAGTCTCCTTACTCTGTTGGGGCTATTGTGTATCGTGGAAAGGACCCAAGAGGGGTTGATTGTGATTGGATGGTGTCATGGGACAACGCTACTGATAAAGAAACGTATAGAACCAAGGTACGTATATTTATAGTACCCTTCAAACTTTCAATACATAATTATTAGGTACAGGGATGGGAAGGATGGGACAAGATTAAGATAGCGTAAAATCTACATATATGTTTGTCATAATATTCGATTATGATAAAAAATTGGCAAGCAGATCCAAGTAAGAGCTTGGGTTTAATTTTTTCCACCGAGGACAACGTTATAAAATGtgcttttgtttgtttatttttgtttttatcattttacaattttgataaacaaaaagTACAGGTATATTCGGAGGTCCGTGAAAAAGACTACTTCTTCAGTTGCGATTGGGAggcaatatataaaaaaacgcAGGTTAGCGGCGTTTGTCATGATGGCGTTAAAGACGCAAACAACAGGCACGGATGCTCCTTATCTGCATCCATTGGTAATAGCAGATTCCCCCATACTTGTTGCAGTATTCACCCTGCAAGACGTTTGATTTACTATTACAGTTCAATCAGATATCAATATCCTTAATGTGCTATGGTTTGGGCATGCTAGTTTATATGGTTTGAATAATGTCATTATGGTGTTTATCATATAACAATATTTGCTAtagtattttatcatattagtGTCTTATTTGgtattgtatttgtattttagaAGTATTTGTACTGCTACTTTGTgagtccaaaaataaataaacatataaaaggGTGGTAATGTGTCTGGCTTTAAATTATATTCCaatgtattatttttgttttttgttttttttatatgccCTATCTTAAAAATTACAGCAACAAAGTTTAGCTGAAGTAATTATTAGAAAAAGTTAAATATGTTTGGGCACCcattaaattatgaaaaatgatGTTTGTGAGCAGTGATCACTATCACTATCCTATATGGCAGTAGATCTATATGGCAGTAGATCCATGtgtatatatcaataaaaataatttctatgGCAGTGAAtctaatgtatatataaaaattatatatatatatatagatccacTATTATGTAAAATAGTGATAATTACCACTGATGATATATAGTGATATTCTTAAAATATGTCATGATTATACTTagatttattaagaaaaaaaaaagaaaaaagatgctGCTGGGATTTTAATGAAGCTAGCTAATTAATGGCCACTGGAAAACCACCATTGGTAAATGGAGTAATTTAAAACTTGTTCGttcaagttttaaattttagagtcccaaataaaaaaaaattagcaaacaaTGACCAAATTTTTTgcgtaaaagaaaattttcttctagtaaagaaaagaaaaaataaagaagaatataacatctGTGACACAAGACGTGCGCTATTAAACTAATTGCAATGAAACTCTCTTATTATTACGAATGTATCAGCTTAGAAGTTTGTCTTTAACTAGAATTGTatagattatttaattttttaatttatatattaaaaggaTAAATCTAGaatggttaaatttttttatcaaaattttgttatCTATAATTGACGTATTATAAATGATTTATGTTCCAAATAAggcaatatcaatttaataccgTTAAAAAATATCACATAAttagttattaaaattttaataaaaaaaatttgatatttatagtagtgttcatattaaaataataatttttatttcttataatCCAATTGAAACGgtgttatatatgtatatatatgtatatatatatatattcatagacCACCATATGATTAAAGAAATTAAGATGGAAATGAAGATTATCGCTGCAAAGGAAGGAAGAATCTCGTTCTTAATTACGTCAAATAATGTTTCCCCGTGAATCATGAAAGACTTGCAGTATATTAAGATGGGCTTTTAATATCCTGCGATGGGTTTGAACGGAGTGGAAAAATACAAGAGACGTAAAGAGAGTTAAGCTGTGAAGCAtcaggaaaacaaaaaatggtaATAAATACATAGAAAAGTGAAgtgtttttttatgaaaaaaaaaaaaaaaaatgacaaacaaTCTGACAGAGGCACACCAAAGAAGATTAATAATACTATCTTTCGATATTTTCTTACTGGGATTCTTTTAAAGGATTTGTAGATTAGGCTGAAATGTGCCAAGTGTTTGGCTGCAAAGAAAATTGAATGAAGCTCATTTTCCTCCCAATTGAATTATCagtgttattatttttccagtTTTCCTAAGCTTTGGATTGATTCTTTTTCCCcccaataatttttttgttttttctttagttATATGGAATCAGCACTGTCCCTCTAAGTTGATTACGATTTTACCTCCATTACTGGACTAGGAATTTCAAATCtggaagtgaaaaaaaaaaataaaataaaaagcaaacgAAGAGAGCGACAATGGCAGctacttcttcatcttcattgttGTTGAAGGTGGGACCAGCCGTCAAATGCTAAGCCCTGAGCATATAGGACGCCGCCTCCGCTAGAATACGCCACCTTCTTTCAACAGCGCCAGCGCTCGTTTATTCTGCTCGGCGTCAAGGATCGCGGCTGCAATAGCTTATCCTACACTCTCAATTATGCTGGTATGGCTCTTAGTGTTTAATTATCAAGtccttaatttttctcttttgcaaaaGAATTAGGTTTCCATTTAATCTGGATTTTAAATCTTGTTTAGAAATTTAACATTGTAAACATActgaagaaaaaaccaaaaaaaataaataaataaataaattggggAGAGTCCAAATTACATTTGACGAGTGTGTAGGTGCTGTTTTTCATCGTTgactttttattaaattattgacgAAAAAGCGGTGAAACTAAAAAGTTTTAAGAAATTTGTATGATTGTATGTACCCTGGTGTAAGAAGGGTTTGAGGAATGTTTTTGCAGTAAAACAAATGGTCCAAGGAAGACAAACTttgacttcttcttcttcttcttttttattattattattattttttttttattttttttctctacagAATCTTTAAGGCTACACTTGTTGGGAATCAAATTCCAAATGTAGAGGGGTAACAATTGAACAAATGTAATCTGTGATATGACAGTAGTCTCAATGTTGGCTTTTACATgctttcatagaaatttttatagTCAAGTTGCTTTGGCAGTTTATAATGTTGTGCCTTGTGTGGTCTTGAACCAGTCGATCCAtcaaatataagaagaaaactgAGGGTAGCCTCTTCTTATTTTGGGTTGTGTCTTGAATTTTGTTTGGGTCGATGATCCTCATGCTAATTCTCTTCTTTTGATCCATGgccttttttcaaaattttttttaagatataataGTTTAGGTGTTAAAATGCAAGAGGAGACAAAATGCATTTAActcttgttattttatttatttttttaaattaaagataaagaTTCAGACTTGGATTATTGTTGGAGAGGCGACACAGGGACTTtagctaattaatttaaaaataaaacttcgTCGGTGGATAAATTGTCAATACAACAATATTACCAATTTGTAACGTTTGAAAGTGGGTTGATTTTGGTTTAGTGATGAATGATGATTAGAGATGGATGGATCGGCAACTGGAATTTAGAGCAACCGCTCGTTGAAACAATGGATCCAACAAAGCGGGATCTATGAAACGAGCTCCTTCTAAGTCATTCAGAACCATCATGCCAAGAACAGCCAAACATCCCTACAGGCCTTAGACTTGATGTGCTCTGACTCTGTCTAAGACTCTTCAACAAGCCCGTCGGGCCCAAATTTAGGAATGTTcctagaaagagaagaaaataggACAACCCATAAATAGGCTCCCActcagaaaaaattaaaaaacggTCATGATTAATTTAGCAGAgtttaaactatcattcattTATATAACCCGTTTTACATTTAATTAGGGATAAATGATAAATGGTGATAATAAAACAGTAGCCATTATTATGCAAAACATAAAcactattttatatttcttagttAATATTCTAATTCTTTCTGAAAATATTgtgcaaaatcaatattatttacaaGAGACTTATTTTAAAGATATATTAGGCTCCAACAATCCAAACAAATTTGCATGATTCTTtataaggaaactaaatatgttaataaaaatGTTTGGAATTTTAGGCACTTGGTAATCCTTGAAAAATGTCTCCCTACATCAACACATTAATATCTTGGCAACaactattataaaatttttcgatatatatatatatatatctatataattggGCACTTGGATCACCTCAAATAACTTTCTGAATcttttctgcaatttttttttttgtttaaatcaaGAAAGTCGATGTCAACAAGAAAGAAAACCTTCTCTATTCAATAGCTGTAGCAAAAAATCATCTCTATTCAATGAGAAACGAAACGAAACATGATCACTATATGATAatcaaaacatgaaaaataaattaacaacaaaTTATTAGCAAAAGAAGTACCGTGTATACATTAATTTGTTCCCCAAGCTTCCAATTTATTACTTTCTCCATACAGGTAATGAAGAAATCTCAAAGATtctgtatttttccttttctgctTACTTTCTTTTCTTACTTATTAATCTTCTAGTGGCCAAAAAAACCAACCAAATGAAGGAAAAACAgtaagtgaaaaagaaaaagatggagTCTTGCTCTTAATTAATCCAGTCGCTAATCTTTTGGGTTCCTTCATGCAGTCTTTCAGAAAAGGCATGCACACGGCGCGCGCACACACGTACATATCATGGAATTCTGATGCTAatacaaatcaatttaaataataattcttgCAACTAAGTACTTTCAAAAAGGGTTTTCTAGtggatttataaaaatattcattttatgataatatattatatattaatcgGACGCTTAATATAcgtatattcttttttcttttctttttttgaaataccAAATAATATACCGAAAACAAAACTATAAAAGTACAAGAATAGACCACCATTCAGGAATTGACTTTCCTAATTTGttagtaaaatataaaacttgTAACTTTTAATTGTATAAAACTAAACTAAAAAGGATAATGGACTGCTTATTACTATAAATTATGCATTAGCCTTAAGTTTCTAGAAggcatgttaaaaaaataaacaaatattttttatatataaaaataatgaaattgaataacttaaaaacaaaaaattttttaaatgaaattaaccAAATTGGTATGCCATTTACAATCACACCTATAAAGTCATATATAAATTTGGAACACCAAAAcaaattattgtatataataaaataaataaacaaaataaaaatttggacgTACGTACTCAACTCTTTCTGCGGCCAACCACTTATCGATCGTAGGTGTGTATTTGGTGATTACATTAGTAACtgtcatttttaataattttacctCATTACAGACTTTTTTACTAATAATTTTACCTCATCAgacttttttcttaatttatagtaatatttttttctcatcagACTTCGCCATATAGCCTGTTGTAGCATTATTTCAATATTGGATTCTAAGAATATTAATGAACATATACATAAcaagtaattaaaattattttgtacaATTCTAATTGTAACCAAACTCCATTTTtacttgtatttttattatctagaATTTGTCTTTAACTAGGAATATTATTGGATAAAGTTTAGAAAGtttattttataacaaattCTCTTCCAGTACTACTTTTATAAGAACTTTGAATGATCATGTagtattatttcaattggattctaattatatatatatatatatatatataaaaggaaattgtTTGGTGCAGATTACATctaaactgatttttttttttttttaaaaaaatacatcagCTTAAATATGGTCCGTATACAGATCAGTTCGCACCGTAAAATTactctatatacatatacacttatatacatatataaatataatgtaaGCAGCTCCATAAGAACACCATGATTGTAGTGGTGAAGAATTGGAATAGTCATTCTTAATTACATAGAAAGATGCCTCTCCATGAAGGATGAGTGCCTTGCAGTATATTGAGTAGGGGAttgtttcattatttatttattttatattcatgcaaataaaataaatttttagttttaaattttattttttaaaaatctttaaatCATATCAAATTGATTGTATATGTAATctgatttgatttttctttttatgaatttaattacaaattaacaaATTGTTCAACTCCAACATAATACGCCCCTTCACAGTATACTTCAAGTTCATTCATTGTTCACGCAAGAAACATCTTTCTTTGTGAGTgagaatgaaatataatatttatcttcAAAGTTGTTTTGAAACTGATTAAGAACATGCCTATATAcgtataatatattttacacaGTAAGCAATTATAGTGGCGTAACTTAATTAAAGAAGCCTTTTTTCCTATTTCCCAGCTATAGTTTGACTTCTTTGCTGCCAATATAATTAAACGGGTAAAGTAATTTTCAGTAGTTTTTCGTAAttaccttatagattacaaaggccttttttttttgttttttttttaaagactaCAGTGGTTTTagcattaattattaattgtaagTCATCCTATTTTTAACTCATTATGCGTATTGTGTCATTAGCATGATAGGATCCACTCCGGAAATCATCCTAGGATCTCCTAGGAGTCCTGCCTAGTGAAGTTCCATTGGATAATCCTTAAatgatatccaatggaacctcacttaaaaTGTAAACAACCGAATACAAACATTATCAATAAtatctcaatatataaatataattaaatccacAACAATACAAAATTCATAACTGGTTtattgtactacaggccataactacatatgtatataatatagtcTCTACTGCatccaatatttaaatcagGGTATTCTAAGAGTGTAAACAAGGTTTAGAAGTGCAAGTGAATAATAAATGAGTCCAGAAAAATAAGgataaaataagaaagaataAATACTGTTGTTGTCATGGAAAGAACGAAATGATAAGT
Proteins encoded:
- the LOC107434159 gene encoding 23 kDa jasmonate-induced protein; protein product: MGDGLFGNPITNSTLEGLPDYVDKKNIERKDRARVALNMKNAEEKSVRAGQYLQNMKEQCNGDLGGTLCLLYNATGDPIRYVTNKDFYEGHVGPTPYPIEIANGQWAAFLHVPKSTKSPYSVGAIVYRGKDPRGVDCDWMVSWDNATDKETYRTKVYSEVREKDYFFSCDWEAIYKKTQVSGVCHDGVKDANNRHGCSLSASIGNSRFPHTCCSIHPARRLIYYYSSIRYQYP